Proteins co-encoded in one Quercus robur chromosome 8, dhQueRobu3.1, whole genome shotgun sequence genomic window:
- the LOC126694092 gene encoding uncharacterized protein LOC126694092: MDDAKRRALIKSQAVKKRESGEVVPKVSASAPKRKPTSKSDRPFKQPKVSLEPVVGLMAEGVKTVTPAKKGTGKGLMTAPEGKQERPPSLLRDDSKYALEKLSSIITAEDYEDLGNHSTEAMGETGLFSVAQSLVMMKGLLDRCLNRESTLDRVREKAQQTEEELGQLQRWRSKMEKKLELSEQARKELEEKTATSLTVIENKEAEIKQLKEDLRQAKVAAVEEYRCSESCLSELSDSFLQGFDDSLRQVKKAYPELDLTMVKLEDQAQTSALPVASENTEDLFGDGVAQGDGESAPSKDVPVAEEKKD; encoded by the exons atggatgacgcaaaaaggagagctttgatcaaatcccaagccgtcaagaagagggaatccggcgaggtgGTTCCTAAGGTGTCGGCTTCAGCACCTAAGAGGAAACCAACATCAAAATCTGACCGTCCGTTTAAGCAACCAAAAGTCTCACTTGAGCCCGTGGTTGGTTTGATGGCAGAGGGTGtcaagaccgtcaccccagctaAGAAGGGGACGGGTAAAGGACTGATGACGGCCCCAGagggtaagcaagagagacctccttcccttctccgtgatgactccaagtatgcattggagaagctgtcgtccatcatcacggcagaagactatgaagacctgggaaaccattcgacggaggccatgggggagacgggcctcttctccgtcgctcag tccttggtcatgatgaagggactacttgaccggtgtctcaaccgtgagagtaCCTTGGACCGGGTGCGCGAGAAGGCgcagcagacggaggaagagctcggacaactTCAGAGATGGAggtccaagatggagaagaagctggagctttctgagcaggcgaggaaggagctggaggagaagacggccACTTCGCTGACGGTCATAGAGAATAAAGAGGCTGAGATCAAACAACTCAAAGAAGATCTCCGTCAGGCTAAAGTGGCAGCCGTCGAGGAATACCGATGCTCGGAGTCCTGTTTGAGCGAGCTGTCGGACTCCTTCCTCCAAGGCTTCGATGATTCcctccgtcaagtcaagaaggcttatccagagctggacttgacaatggtcaaacttgaggaccaagcccagacttctgccctccccgtcgcctccgaaAACACGGAGGACCTTTTTGGCGACGGTGTTGCTCAGGGAGACGGAGAGTCCGccccgtcgaaggatgtcccagttgctgaagaaaagaaagattga